In Sphingobium amiense, a genomic segment contains:
- a CDS encoding alpha/beta hydrolase, translating into MPDVIFPGPEGRLEGRFSPPPRPRAPVAMILHPHPQGGGTMNDRITQALYKTFVKRGFATLRFNFRGVGRSQGTFDNGIGELSDAAAALDWVQSFHPEAQTTWIAGFSFGAWIGMQLLMRRPEIRSFISVAPPANMYDFSFLAPCPSSGIIVQGTADEVVTASAVQKLVDKLRTQKGITIHHDEIKGANHFFEHELDQLMKSVDNYLDMRLSPDSPIR; encoded by the coding sequence ATGCCCGACGTCATTTTCCCCGGACCCGAAGGCCGCCTCGAAGGCCGCTTCAGCCCTCCCCCCCGTCCGCGCGCGCCGGTCGCCATGATCCTGCATCCGCATCCGCAGGGCGGCGGCACGATGAACGACCGCATCACGCAGGCGCTCTACAAGACCTTCGTGAAGCGGGGCTTTGCTACGCTGCGCTTCAACTTCCGGGGCGTGGGCCGCAGCCAGGGGACATTCGACAACGGCATCGGCGAGCTTTCGGACGCTGCCGCCGCGCTCGACTGGGTGCAGAGCTTCCATCCCGAAGCGCAGACCACATGGATCGCGGGCTTTTCCTTCGGCGCGTGGATCGGGATGCAGCTTTTGATGCGCCGCCCGGAAATCCGCAGTTTCATCTCGGTCGCGCCGCCCGCGAACATGTATGACTTCTCCTTCCTCGCGCCTTGCCCGTCGAGCGGCATCATCGTTCAGGGAACGGCGGATGAGGTCGTGACGGCGAGCGCGGTGCAGAAGCTGGTCGACAAGCTGCGCACGCAGAAGGGCATCACCATCCACCATGACGAGATCAAGGGCGCGAACCATTTCTTCGAGCATGAACTGGATCAGCTCATGAAGTCGGTCGACAATTATCTCGACATGCGCCTGTCGCCGGATTCGCCGATCCGCTGA
- the blaSGM gene encoding SGM family class A beta-lactamase, which translates to MLFAVPAHAAEKKGPVPTGRLDSLKLDVPRYVVPASAISDVRNPKEIEAETGGRLGVALVDSKGALLLGFNRDERYPMCSTFKAPLAAAVLVGAEGGKFGLEGTIPFGKEDVLDYAPAVKKNLKRGRMSMAELAQAAVELSDNSAANLLLPMLGGPEGLTAFMRAHGDTVSRLDRTEPELNENAEGDPRDSTSPAAMAGLMARLIFNDMKPESATKLRGWLNGSSTGDRRIKAGLPEGWTSGSKTGSCGTAYNDVALVRSPGGDEYILAIYLDRPTVDAKKAEAAIAETARAALGFAARLQKSSE; encoded by the coding sequence ATGCTTTTCGCCGTGCCCGCCCATGCTGCAGAAAAGAAAGGGCCGGTGCCGACGGGCAGGCTCGATTCGCTGAAGCTGGACGTGCCGCGCTATGTCGTCCCCGCGTCCGCCATATCGGACGTGCGCAATCCCAAGGAGATCGAGGCGGAAACCGGCGGCCGACTGGGCGTCGCGCTGGTGGACAGCAAGGGCGCACTCCTGCTGGGCTTCAACCGGGACGAACGTTATCCGATGTGTTCGACCTTCAAGGCGCCGCTCGCCGCTGCCGTGCTGGTCGGCGCGGAAGGCGGCAAGTTCGGTCTGGAAGGCACCATCCCCTTCGGCAAGGAGGATGTGCTCGACTATGCGCCAGCAGTGAAGAAGAACCTGAAGCGCGGCCGCATGAGCATGGCGGAACTGGCGCAGGCGGCGGTGGAACTGAGCGACAACAGCGCTGCCAACCTGCTGCTGCCGATGCTGGGCGGGCCGGAAGGGCTGACCGCTTTCATGCGCGCGCATGGCGACACGGTGTCGCGGCTCGACCGGACCGAGCCGGAACTAAACGAGAATGCAGAGGGTGACCCGCGCGATAGCACTTCGCCTGCCGCCATGGCGGGCCTGATGGCGCGCCTGATCTTTAACGATATGAAGCCGGAAAGTGCGACCAAGCTGCGCGGCTGGCTGAATGGCAGCAGCACGGGGGACAGGCGGATCAAGGCTGGCCTGCCCGAAGGCTGGACATCGGGCAGCAAGACGGGATCGTGCGGCACTGCCTATAATGACGTGGCGCTGGTGCGCTCGCCGGGCGGGGACGAATATATACTCGCCATCTATCTCGACCGCCCGACTGTGGACGCGAAAAAGGCCGAAGCCGCCATCGCCGAAACCGCCCGCGCCGCGCTGGGTTTTGCGGCCCGTTTGCAGAAGAGCAGTGAATAG
- a CDS encoding 2Fe-2S iron-sulfur cluster-binding protein translates to MTRITFISADGERRQEVDAPAGSVLLDVAQAAGQPLEGTCEGQMACSTCHVIVDAQDFGQLPRASEDEEDMLDLAAAATRTSRLSCQIVIDGGMDRLTVRIPGEFNNMQGM, encoded by the coding sequence ATGACCAGGATCACCTTCATCAGCGCGGATGGGGAGCGCAGGCAGGAGGTCGATGCACCGGCAGGATCTGTCCTGCTGGACGTGGCGCAGGCTGCGGGTCAGCCGCTGGAGGGCACGTGCGAGGGGCAGATGGCCTGTTCCACCTGCCATGTCATCGTCGACGCGCAGGATTTCGGTCAGCTTCCCCGCGCCAGCGAGGATGAGGAGGATATGCTCGACCTCGCCGCCGCCGCGACACGCACGAGCCGCCTGTCCTGCCAGATCGTGATCGACGGCGGCATGGACCGGCTGACCGTGCGCATCCCGGGCGAATTCAACAATATGCAGGGCATGTGA
- a CDS encoding coiled-coil domain-containing protein has translation MTGGSTIVEFWREDQDMTGKSQQGDDVLLLEEMAPDIDAPDPQISVDPLARRARIILGLLAAGWLGFAGWALASSGTFAAGPAAWANAVVTLAIPLILLAVGYLLIVRNSRTEARRYLDTARALRTEADLLDIRLRRARAQLDAARQTMQDQAELLDSYGAAASSNMEASAELIAARASATAERTEAAERAGSALVQRLEMLIGLIPELEDRSGRMAAQIMDNGHALSERIDTLEARLHALTELSDDARARTLAATKSLSSQLTQLQETTRATTDEVTGLADIASGRINATALDARQTMERSRQDMEAQAQALTNLVQAAQLGMASTSGEARQRLVAELEAVEDGLNARIGKAMESMRDAFMFTDEGVARRADALEALVAAARKGIEAASEDSLSALTHDMDGIEQDLRRRLTDALERAQQSLALTDAGLTAQADAMDALLERSREGLEAIGDRTVTGLGDTIADVETRLHQINDLIEGQRSLMSGLHAGLQDTIATTEDRFAALEDSALARGDRLTAALGRLTEETRRIDDALAAGGLTAERLISCAETLMVALDSSVRELDETYPAALGRFEAHLERSRALLGEATPEMERLEAISEALVGRAEEAESMLRGQGSRLTEWLESTQGGLHANRELVERLRTALDAADQDARRITEGAGPLLVTALLRVKDTADQAAERARQALGRAIPEAAQHLAQESDEALRSVIDEKVAAQIQQVARVAEEAVKVAHQASDRLTRQLLTIADTSAAVEKRIVEAEQASEDRDRDHFARRSALLIESLNSTAIDVAKILSNDVTDSAWSAYLKGDRGVFTRRAVKLLDAGESREIALHYDSDAEFRDHVNRYIHDFEAMLRIILSARDGNALGVAILSSDMGKLYVALAQAIERLRQ, from the coding sequence ATGACAGGGGGCAGCACCATTGTGGAGTTCTGGCGCGAAGACCAGGACATGACCGGGAAGAGCCAGCAGGGCGACGATGTCCTGCTGCTTGAGGAGATGGCGCCCGACATCGACGCGCCCGATCCGCAGATCAGCGTCGACCCCCTCGCGCGCCGGGCGCGAATCATCCTCGGCCTGCTGGCGGCTGGCTGGCTGGGCTTTGCCGGATGGGCGCTGGCGTCTTCGGGAACATTCGCCGCTGGCCCGGCCGCATGGGCGAACGCCGTCGTAACGCTCGCCATACCGCTCATTCTGCTGGCCGTCGGCTATCTGCTGATCGTGCGCAACAGCCGGACGGAGGCGCGGCGCTATCTCGACACCGCTCGCGCGCTGCGGACCGAAGCCGACCTGCTCGACATTCGCCTGCGCCGGGCGCGCGCGCAGCTCGACGCTGCCCGGCAGACAATGCAGGATCAGGCGGAGCTGCTCGACAGCTATGGCGCGGCGGCCAGCAGCAATATGGAGGCATCCGCCGAACTGATCGCCGCGCGTGCCAGTGCCACGGCGGAACGGACGGAAGCGGCGGAGCGGGCGGGCAGCGCTCTGGTGCAGCGGCTGGAAATGCTGATCGGCCTGATCCCGGAACTGGAGGATCGCAGTGGCCGGATGGCGGCGCAGATCATGGACAATGGCCATGCGCTGTCCGAACGGATCGACACGCTCGAAGCGCGCCTCCATGCGCTGACCGAACTGTCCGACGACGCGCGCGCGCGGACGCTCGCCGCGACCAAGAGCCTGTCGAGCCAGTTGACGCAGCTTCAGGAAACGACCCGCGCCACGACCGACGAAGTTACCGGCCTCGCCGACATCGCATCGGGCCGTATCAACGCCACGGCGCTGGATGCGCGGCAGACGATGGAACGAAGCCGTCAGGATATGGAAGCGCAGGCGCAAGCCCTGACCAATCTGGTTCAGGCCGCGCAACTGGGCATGGCCAGCACCAGCGGCGAAGCGCGGCAGCGGCTGGTTGCCGAACTGGAAGCGGTCGAGGATGGCCTCAACGCCCGCATCGGCAAGGCGATGGAGAGCATGCGCGATGCATTCATGTTCACCGATGAGGGGGTAGCGCGCCGCGCCGATGCGCTGGAGGCTCTTGTCGCTGCGGCACGCAAGGGCATCGAGGCCGCGAGTGAGGACAGCCTTTCCGCACTGACTCACGATATGGACGGGATCGAACAGGATCTGCGCCGCCGACTGACCGACGCTCTGGAACGGGCGCAGCAAAGCCTCGCCCTGACCGACGCCGGTCTTACCGCTCAGGCCGATGCCATGGATGCGCTCCTGGAGCGTTCGCGCGAAGGGCTGGAGGCTATCGGCGACCGGACCGTCACGGGTCTGGGAGACACAATCGCCGACGTCGAAACGCGTCTGCACCAGATCAACGACCTTATCGAGGGCCAGCGCAGCCTGATGTCGGGTCTGCATGCCGGGTTGCAGGACACGATTGCGACCACCGAAGACCGGTTCGCCGCACTGGAGGACAGCGCGCTGGCCCGCGGCGACAGGCTGACGGCGGCGCTCGGGCGGCTGACCGAGGAAACGCGGCGCATCGACGATGCGCTGGCGGCGGGCGGCCTGACTGCCGAACGGCTCATCAGTTGCGCCGAGACGCTGATGGTCGCGCTTGATTCGAGCGTTCGCGAACTCGACGAAACCTATCCTGCTGCGCTGGGCCGGTTCGAAGCGCATCTGGAGCGGAGCCGCGCCCTGCTGGGCGAAGCGACGCCCGAAATGGAACGGCTGGAGGCGATTTCCGAAGCGCTGGTGGGTCGGGCCGAAGAAGCGGAATCCATGTTGCGCGGTCAGGGCAGCCGCCTCACCGAATGGCTGGAAAGCACGCAAGGCGGGCTTCACGCGAACCGCGAGTTGGTGGAGCGTCTGCGCACCGCGCTCGACGCGGCGGATCAGGACGCACGCCGGATCACCGAAGGCGCCGGGCCGCTGCTGGTCACGGCCCTGCTCCGCGTCAAGGATACCGCCGATCAGGCAGCTGAGCGCGCACGTCAGGCGCTGGGCCGCGCCATCCCCGAAGCCGCGCAACATCTCGCGCAGGAAAGCGACGAAGCGCTGCGCAGCGTGATCGACGAAAAGGTCGCGGCGCAGATCCAGCAGGTCGCGCGCGTGGCGGAAGAGGCCGTGAAGGTCGCGCATCAGGCTTCCGACCGGCTCACCCGCCAGCTTCTCACCATCGCCGATACGAGCGCCGCTGTCGAAAAGCGCATCGTCGAAGCCGAACAGGCGTCGGAAGATCGCGACCGGGATCATTTCGCGCGCCGTTCCGCGCTGCTGATCGAATCGCTCAACAGCACCGCCATCGACGTGGCAAAAATCCTGTCCAACGATGTGACGGACTCGGCCTGGTCAGCCTACCTCAAGGGCGACCGTGGAGTCTTCACGCGGCGCGCGGTGAAGCTGCTGGACGCAGGAGAGTCGCGTGAGATTGCGCTGCATTATGACAGCGACGCCGAGTTCCGCGATCATGTGAACCGCTACATCCACGATTTCGAAGCGATGCTGCGCATCATCTTGTCGGCGCGGGACGGCAATGCGCTGGGCGTCGCGATTCTCTCGTCGGACATGGGCAAACTCTATGTCGCGCTGGCGCAGGCCATCGAACGGCTGCGCCAATAG
- a CDS encoding DNA polymerase III subunit gamma/tau encodes MSDSPQPYRVLARKYRPRNFRELIGQDAMVQTLGNAIQRGRLAHAFLMTGVRGVGKTSTARLIAKALNCIGPDGQGGPTIDPCGVCEPCISISEGRNMDVIEMDAASHTGVDDVRSVIDASRHSAFGERFKIYIIDEVHMLSKNAFNALLKTLEEPPEHVKFLLATTEVNKVPVTVLSRCQRFDLRRIPADLLASHFAHVVEAEQVAAEPDALALIAQAAEGSARDGLSILDQAIAHAEMGSDAAAPLVTAAQVRDMLGLSDRGSVRRLLGLLLEGDTGALIAAVRDHYALGVEPLSLMRGLMELVHAITLVKAGRDIASPGQSTEEREALADWAAQLGFAPLHRLWQLLVKGHEEVASAVLPIESCEMALLRVMHAATMPDPGELARMVREGGGTAVPAASGEAAQSPPSAPAARLPQSMAEVIALVEARKPSLANHLHDCAALVSLAPPDLVLRLTHPWTQSDFKRELETHLNAATPGTRWSVRLEESGGDMTLLEQDEAARAASRAQILETPVVKAAMAAFPEAELVDGEPERWSAEA; translated from the coding sequence ATGTCCGATTCCCCGCAGCCCTATCGCGTTCTCGCGCGCAAATATCGTCCGCGCAATTTCCGCGAGCTGATCGGGCAGGACGCGATGGTGCAGACGCTGGGCAATGCGATCCAGCGCGGGCGGCTGGCCCATGCTTTCCTGATGACGGGCGTGCGCGGCGTCGGCAAGACATCGACCGCGCGCCTCATCGCCAAGGCGCTCAACTGCATCGGGCCGGACGGGCAGGGCGGTCCGACCATCGACCCGTGCGGGGTTTGCGAACCCTGTATTTCGATCTCAGAAGGTCGGAATATGGACGTAATCGAAATGGACGCTGCCAGCCACACGGGTGTGGATGATGTGCGATCCGTCATTGACGCTTCTCGTCATTCCGCCTTTGGCGAACGATTTAAAATTTACATTATCGACGAAGTGCACATGCTGTCGAAAAACGCGTTCAACGCGCTGTTGAAGACGCTGGAGGAGCCACCTGAACACGTTAAGTTTCTCCTCGCCACTACCGAGGTGAACAAGGTGCCGGTCACGGTGCTTTCGCGCTGCCAGCGTTTCGACCTGCGCCGCATTCCCGCGGACCTGCTCGCCAGCCATTTCGCGCATGTGGTCGAGGCAGAGCAGGTCGCGGCGGAGCCGGATGCGCTGGCTCTGATTGCGCAGGCGGCGGAGGGATCGGCGCGCGATGGCCTTTCGATCCTCGATCAGGCGATCGCGCATGCGGAAATGGGTTCGGACGCCGCCGCTCCGCTCGTCACAGCAGCGCAGGTGCGCGACATGCTCGGCCTGTCCGACCGCGGTTCGGTGCGGCGGCTGCTGGGGCTGCTGCTGGAGGGAGACACCGGCGCGCTGATCGCCGCCGTGCGCGATCACTATGCGCTGGGGGTCGAGCCGCTGTCGCTGATGCGCGGCCTGATGGAACTGGTCCACGCCATCACGCTGGTAAAGGCGGGACGCGACATCGCCAGTCCCGGCCAGTCTACTGAGGAGCGCGAGGCGCTTGCCGACTGGGCCGCGCAGCTTGGCTTCGCGCCGCTGCATCGCCTGTGGCAGTTGCTGGTGAAGGGCCATGAAGAGGTGGCGAGCGCCGTGCTCCCCATCGAAAGCTGCGAGATGGCGTTGCTGCGCGTCATGCACGCCGCCACCATGCCCGATCCGGGCGAACTGGCGCGGATGGTGCGCGAGGGCGGCGGCACGGCGGTTCCGGCTGCGTCGGGGGAAGCGGCGCAAAGCCCGCCGTCTGCCCCTGCCGCGCGCCTGCCGCAGAGCATGGCGGAAGTGATCGCTCTGGTCGAAGCCCGCAAGCCGTCGCTCGCCAATCATCTGCATGACTGTGCGGCGCTGGTAAGCCTTGCGCCGCCCGATCTGGTGCTGCGGCTGACGCATCCATGGACACAGAGCGACTTCAAGCGCGAGCTGGAAACCCATTTGAACGCCGCGACGCCCGGCACCCGCTGGAGCGTGCGGCTGGAGGAAAGCGGCGGCGATATGACCCTGCTGGAACAGGACGAGGCCGCCAGAGCGGCGTCCCGCGCGCAGATATTGGAAACACCGGTGGTCAAGGCGGCGATGGCGGCCTTCCCCGAAGCAGAGCTTGTCGATGGCGAGCCTGAAAGATGGAGTGCAGAAGCATGA
- a CDS encoding sensor histidine kinase, translating into MTATVIRAQVAGDGRLLSADAPLLALQREAGAEVGDPLAVPQLAAIARLSHRLGVMVSRSLTAAADHADISMWVRAKPEDGGVHLAIIDWRERLLSDDGVGMDRSTDIAALSEGWIWQVDTQLRFEMALAGAGDDSALPQDPPAIGARFSSYFQLQPDEDGDMAMLRGFALRQAFRGQHAILSADPARRYSLSAAPLFDVGGGLTGYRGIATPLRSDPPAQRDAPLTLYPAEFGRRLDRSLRQPLGRIIANADTISAQLEGPLRDDYAGYASDIASAGRHLLALVDDLADLQAVDRPDFSIVSEELDLADIARRAAGLLAVKALDKSITILPPQPEETLAATGEFRRVLQILVNLVGNAVRYAPEGTEVRIWTEWEDGMARLTVADQGSGVDPADRERIFDKFERLGRDDHGGSGLGLYISRRLARAMGGDIVVGGAPGQGARFILTLPVAAS; encoded by the coding sequence ATGACCGCCACCGTGATTCGCGCGCAGGTCGCGGGCGATGGCCGCCTTTTGAGCGCAGATGCGCCTCTGCTCGCCCTGCAGCGGGAGGCGGGGGCGGAGGTGGGCGACCCGCTTGCCGTGCCACAGCTGGCTGCCATTGCGCGCCTGTCCCACCGCCTCGGCGTCATGGTGTCACGGTCGCTGACGGCGGCGGCGGATCACGCCGACATTAGCATGTGGGTGCGGGCAAAGCCCGAGGATGGCGGAGTTCATCTGGCGATCATCGACTGGCGCGAACGCCTCCTGAGCGATGATGGCGTCGGGATGGATCGCAGCACGGACATCGCCGCGCTGTCCGAAGGCTGGATCTGGCAGGTCGATACGCAATTGCGGTTCGAGATGGCATTGGCCGGAGCCGGAGACGACAGCGCTCTGCCGCAAGACCCGCCCGCCATAGGTGCACGCTTTTCCAGCTATTTCCAGCTTCAGCCCGATGAAGATGGCGATATGGCGATGCTGCGCGGCTTCGCCCTGCGGCAGGCTTTTCGCGGCCAGCACGCGATCCTGTCCGCCGATCCGGCCCGCCGCTACAGCCTGTCTGCCGCGCCGCTTTTCGACGTTGGCGGCGGATTGACCGGCTATCGCGGCATCGCGACGCCTTTGCGATCCGATCCGCCTGCGCAGCGGGACGCGCCGCTGACCCTCTATCCCGCCGAATTCGGACGGCGGCTGGACCGTTCGCTGCGCCAGCCGCTCGGGCGCATCATCGCCAATGCCGATACGATCAGCGCCCAACTGGAAGGACCGCTGCGCGACGATTATGCCGGTTATGCCAGTGACATTGCGTCGGCGGGCCGGCATTTGCTGGCGCTGGTGGATGATCTGGCGGACCTGCAGGCGGTGGATCGCCCGGATTTCAGCATCGTGTCGGAAGAGTTGGACCTTGCGGACATCGCGCGGCGGGCTGCCGGGCTGCTGGCGGTCAAGGCGCTGGACAAGTCCATTACGATTCTTCCGCCCCAGCCCGAGGAGACACTGGCCGCCACCGGCGAGTTCCGCCGCGTGCTCCAGATCCTCGTCAACCTCGTGGGCAATGCCGTCCGCTACGCGCCGGAGGGCACAGAGGTCCGGATTTGGACCGAGTGGGAAGACGGCATGGCGCGTCTGACTGTCGCCGATCAGGGCAGTGGCGTCGATCCCGCCGACCGGGAGCGCATATTCGACAAGTTCGAGCGGCTGGGCCGCGACGATCATGGCGGCAGCGGCCTTGGTCTCTATATCTCGCGCAGGCTGGCCCGTGCGATGGGGGGCGACATCGTCGTGGGCGGCGCGCCGGGACAGGGCGCGCGCTTCATCCTGACGCTGCCCGTCGCAGCGTCATAA
- a CDS encoding cysteine desulfurase family protein has translation MDAHGGAGKALIYLDYQATTPLAPEAFDAMVPWLRDHYGNPHSAHRLGRAAAAQVEVAREEIGALLPSGGRLVFTSGATEALSIAIQGAPPGRIVTIATEHAAVLDTVEAMRRQGRDVTILPVDGDGLVDLGTAADHIVAGVSIVVAMLVNNEIGVIQPVDDLAHMAHRAGALFLCDAVQGYGRVPLSDACDMIAISAHKIHGPKGIGALWLRDGVSPAPLIHGGGQEGGLRSGTLSPALCAGFGVAARLMRERAEQDRAHVEELAALARALFADWTLNGSATQRYPGNLNVRRDGLDGARLLSYCRNVAFSLGSACASGSGRPSHVLRALGLTDAQARGAVRIGFGRYTSRDDVERAAEALNEAAAAQAVP, from the coding sequence CTGGACGCGCATGGCGGAGCGGGCAAGGCATTGATCTATCTCGACTATCAGGCGACGACCCCGCTTGCGCCCGAAGCGTTCGACGCGATGGTGCCGTGGCTGCGCGATCATTATGGCAATCCGCACAGCGCCCACCGTCTCGGCCGTGCTGCTGCCGCACAGGTTGAGGTGGCGCGGGAAGAGATTGGCGCGCTGCTGCCTTCGGGCGGGCGGCTGGTCTTCACGTCCGGCGCGACCGAAGCGCTCAGCATCGCCATTCAGGGCGCGCCGCCGGGACGGATCGTGACGATTGCGACCGAACATGCGGCAGTGCTCGATACGGTGGAGGCGATGCGGCGGCAGGGGCGGGATGTGACGATCCTGCCGGTCGATGGCGACGGCCTTGTCGATCTGGGCACGGCTGCCGACCATATCGTTGCAGGTGTCTCGATCGTTGTCGCGATGCTGGTCAATAACGAGATCGGCGTGATCCAGCCGGTCGATGACTTGGCGCATATGGCGCATCGCGCGGGCGCACTTTTCCTGTGCGACGCGGTGCAGGGCTATGGCCGCGTGCCTCTTTCCGACGCCTGCGACATGATCGCGATCAGCGCGCACAAGATCCACGGTCCCAAGGGCATTGGCGCGCTCTGGCTGCGCGACGGCGTATCGCCTGCGCCGCTGATCCATGGCGGCGGGCAGGAAGGGGGGCTGCGGTCCGGCACGCTTTCGCCTGCGCTCTGTGCCGGCTTCGGCGTGGCCGCGCGGCTGATGCGCGAGCGGGCGGAGCAGGACCGCGCCCATGTCGAGGAACTGGCCGCGCTCGCCCGCGCGCTCTTTGCCGACTGGACGCTCAACGGCAGTGCGACGCAGCGCTACCCCGGCAATCTCAACGTCCGGAGGGACGGACTGGATGGGGCGCGATTGTTGTCCTATTGCCGCAATGTTGCTTTTTCACTCGGCAGCGCTTGCGCAAGCGGGTCCGGACGGCCTAGCCATGTCCTGCGCGCGCTGGGGCTGACCGATGCGCAGGCGCGCGGCGCGGTCCGGATCGGCTTTGGCCGGTATACGAGCCGGGACGATGTGGAGAGGGCAGCAGAAGCATTGAATGAAGCGGCGGCCGCGCAGGCGGTGCCGTAG
- a CDS encoding YbaB/EbfC family nucleoid-associated protein, which translates to MKDLNEILGMASRVQEELQRAQDNLDKLEVEGAAGGGLVKVKASAKGRIIGVDIDESLLAPSEKQMLEDLVAAAFNDARKKADEVSNAEMGKMTAGLPLPPGFKLPF; encoded by the coding sequence ATGAAAGACCTGAATGAAATCCTGGGCATGGCCAGCCGCGTGCAGGAGGAACTGCAACGCGCGCAGGACAATCTCGACAAGCTGGAGGTCGAAGGCGCGGCGGGCGGCGGTCTGGTGAAGGTGAAGGCTTCGGCCAAGGGACGCATCATCGGCGTCGACATCGACGAAAGCCTGCTCGCGCCGTCCGAAAAGCAGATGCTGGAAGATCTGGTCGCCGCCGCCTTCAACGATGCGCGCAAGAAGGCGGACGAGGTCAGCAATGCCGAAATGGGCAAGATGACCGCAGGCCTGCCGCTGCCCCCCGGTTTCAAGCTTCCCTTCTGA
- the aac(6') gene encoding aminoglycoside 6'-N-acetyltransferase, producing MTPSRMRIVEAESSHIERWVLLRASLWPEDGLVEHRDEALAMLRQRDGSVAVFIALDDADTALGFAEASIRRDYVNGCETSPVLFLEGLYVDPAARRQGCARALTQAADAWGRAGGCREMASDADIDNHDSHAFHEALGLRETERVVYFRKPLD from the coding sequence ATGACGCCATCGCGGATGCGCATCGTCGAAGCGGAGTCATCGCATATCGAGCGATGGGTGCTTCTGCGCGCATCGCTCTGGCCCGAAGATGGGCTGGTCGAGCATCGGGACGAGGCGCTCGCTATGTTGCGTCAGCGCGACGGGTCAGTGGCCGTCTTCATCGCTCTGGACGATGCCGACACGGCGCTGGGCTTCGCTGAAGCGTCGATCCGCAGAGATTATGTGAACGGGTGCGAGACCAGTCCGGTTCTGTTTCTCGAAGGGCTTTATGTCGATCCCGCCGCTCGGCGCCAGGGTTGCGCAAGGGCTTTGACGCAGGCGGCCGATGCCTGGGGTAGAGCGGGCGGGTGCCGCGAAATGGCGTCGGACGCCGACATCGACAATCACGACAGCCATGCTTTCCACGAAGCGCTGGGCCTTAGAGAAACGGAGCGGGTGGTCTATTTCCGCAAGCCGCTCGACTGA
- a CDS encoding cysteine desulfurase family protein: protein MAADRLYLDHAATTPVLPEAQEAMIAAMRRWANPSSPHADGRAARAALEDARARIGAALGWDGHILFTSGASEAIAIALTRAKAGRVVTSPVEHDAVLRVTKDAERLPVDGNGLILPSQGHGDALLAVQHVNNETGVIQPLDQIDRNGAILFADCAQSAGKLPLPEADMIAISAHKFGGPPGIGALLIRDLALIEPSGGQEQGYRAGTENLPAILGMAAALEARTDWLQGAAAMRARLDAAVEAAGGEVVARAAPRIPSIASYRMPGLSARAQLIQFDLAGISVSAGSACSSGSLKTSHVLRAMGWDESAASEVVRVSFGPQTRDSDVDSFIAVWTRMAERARH from the coding sequence TTGGCCGCCGATCGTCTTTATCTGGATCACGCCGCCACCACGCCGGTGCTTCCGGAGGCGCAGGAGGCGATGATTGCCGCGATGCGCCGGTGGGCCAACCCGTCCAGCCCCCATGCCGACGGGCGCGCTGCGCGGGCGGCGCTGGAGGATGCGCGCGCGCGCATCGGGGCGGCGCTCGGCTGGGACGGGCATATCCTTTTTACCTCAGGCGCGAGCGAGGCCATCGCCATCGCCCTGACCCGCGCCAAGGCCGGACGGGTCGTCACTTCACCTGTCGAGCATGACGCTGTCCTGCGCGTGACGAAGGATGCGGAGCGCTTGCCGGTCGATGGCAACGGGCTGATCCTTCCGTCGCAGGGGCATGGCGACGCTCTCCTCGCCGTTCAACATGTGAACAATGAGACCGGCGTCATCCAGCCGCTCGATCAGATCGACCGGAACGGTGCGATCCTGTTTGCCGACTGCGCGCAGAGCGCAGGAAAGTTGCCGCTGCCGGAAGCGGACATGATCGCGATCAGCGCCCACAAGTTCGGCGGTCCTCCGGGGATCGGCGCGCTGCTGATCCGTGACCTCGCCCTGATCGAACCGAGCGGCGGGCAGGAGCAGGGCTATCGCGCGGGGACGGAAAACCTGCCTGCCATCCTCGGCATGGCGGCGGCGCTGGAGGCGCGAACCGACTGGCTCCAGGGAGCTGCCGCGATGCGCGCGCGGCTGGATGCTGCGGTGGAGGCGGCAGGGGGCGAGGTCGTGGCCCGCGCCGCGCCCCGCATCCCCTCCATCGCCAGCTATCGCATGCCGGGCCTGTCCGCGCGGGCGCAGCTTATCCAGTTCGATCTTGCAGGTATATCCGTGTCCGCCGGGAGCGCCTGCTCGTCGGGATCGCTCAAGACCAGCCATGTCCTGCGCGCGATGGGTTGGGATGAAAGCGCCGCTTCAGAAGTCGTGCGCGTCAGCTTCGGTCCGCAGACGCGCGACAGCGATGTGGACAGCTTCATCGCGGTCTGGACGCGCATGGCGGAGCGGGCAAGGCATTGA